Part of the Triticum urartu cultivar G1812 chromosome 2, Tu2.1, whole genome shotgun sequence genome, cacgaggtgataaattttgttatgttttaaggttgatgttcccttgtactaacaatgcagctgagtatgagaccttgctccatggtcttcgaatggctaaagatATGAATCTGAGACGGGTGAGGTGCTTtagcgactcagatttggtggctcagcaaaTTTCAggtacttgggattccaaggaccctctcatggcggcttatcaccgaGAGGTTGATGTTATTGCTGGTCatttcaaaggttatcaagtgAAGCATGTTGACCGCAGGAAAATTGAGGCGACTGATGCTTTAAGCCAGCTGGGGTCCCAGCGTAAGCGAGTGCCACCTAATGTTTTCCTTAATATTTTGCATAACCCTTCAATGAAATTGCCCACGTAGGAAGATCTTgttgttcctgacccggaggcacagttggtggcggctcttcatgttattcctgattacagttccatatttggcttatataACCCAGGGTGAGTTACCTGAAGATGAAACTTTAGCCAGGCAGATAACatggcggtctaagtcaatgactattgtcaatggagagttgcaccgatgcagtgtcacaggggcgtttcaacgttgtgtttctcctaaGGAGGGCCATGAGATTCTACGAGAGATTtatgaaggagattgtggccatcatgccgACTCTAAGTCTCTAGTGGCTAAGGCTTTTCATCATGGGTTTTATTagctgacggctcatgctgatgcagaggatttggtcagtaaatgtgatggttgtcagaaattttcaagacgagctcatgtgccggctcaagaatttagatgattccaattacttggacgtttgcagtctgggggctagatatggttggaccttttaaAAGATCCAAGGAAAAAATACTcacctcttggtggcggttgacaagtttacaaagtgggttgaggcagagccggtcagCAAGTTTGATGCGGGTAccgcggttcaattcatcaaaaatgTGATTTTCCATTTTGGTTATCCTCACAACATCATCACtaataatggcactaatctgtctataggtgctatgaaagaattttgtcaacgtgaacATATATGTCTTGATGTTTCATCTGTGGCCCAcccccagtccaatggtcaagctgaaagagccaatcaagaaatcttgagaggcataaagccccggcttatggtccctttgcagaggacgccgggttgttgggtggaggagttgcccttagtgctgtggagtatcaatactacccccaatagatctacgggttacacgcctttcttcatggtttacgaaGCATaagcggttctccctagtgacatatgtcacgactcgccccgtgtggcggcttatgttgaagctgataatgaaaaaTCATGTCAGGATGCTCTTGACCTTCTGGATGAGGAGTGTGACCTTGCGGCggctcgttcggcgatttaccagcaagatctgcgtcattatcatagccgccgggttaaaacccaGACCTTGCaggaaggtgatttggtgctctggctcatccaagatcaaacagacatgcacaagttatccctaccttgggaagggccctttgtggtcagcaaaaatatgaacaacgggtcatactaccttatcgatgttcgaaaccacaaggactcacgcacgtcggaggaggagacccgccggtcgtggaacattgctcatcttCGACCTTATTACACCTGAGCCATCGGCTCTAATGATGTACATACTTCTaccaatgtatatattatgattagtataataaagccggcatccctgataattcagggcctctgtcATTTCATTTCTGAGAATCTGAGTCTTTATTGTCAATTCATAAGATCACTTGGGGGTTTCCTGCTCATCAAGCAAAGCTATGactaccctcttgatccggcttgAATGCCTTGTTACAAATAAcatgggggcttcctgctcactGAGCATCGCTATGATCACCCTTTGATCCGGCTTGTACGCCTTGTTGCAAATAACTTGGGGGCCTTTTTGCTCACATTGAATagttgccaaagagaacttgttGTAAATGAGCagttcaaacataggtaaccTGCCTTGATGGCTTATTaaaggtcacttgggggcttcctgttcaatgAACATAGCTATATTTACCCTTTTGATCGGCTTGGacgccaggtgtattcaccaaaaatCCGGGTTATCCTATACCTGCCACTCCGGCCAGGTAATCATGGAATGACTCGTCGTACTCTTGACAGTCAATCTTATAAAGACCATGAATTTGTCAAGGTCAAAACGGTGAATGGTCATGTGAGGCCCGGCTTACAGGTTTGAATTAAGGATTAACTCAATGGCTATGTGGCCCTTGAAGAGCACTTGATATTGAGGCATGGCAGCCTATGAAGGCCTTTGTTTTGtctgattttgtttttttctttaaATATATTTTTTGGGTCCATCTTTTGTGCCATATTGGTATATGGTTTAAAAATGATTCAGGCCAAGTAGCCCTGATCTTTATGACTCATATTTGAGTATATCCAGAGTTTTGATAACCCGGCCTCGCTTTGGATGATAAGTCGCCAGTATGTTTTTGATTATGCACTTTGGGCGTTGTGCTCTAAGTCTTGGGGTTGTTACCCTTGCTGCAGTAAGCTGGCAGTATGAATAAATAGCACAGGTATGTCATTTACTTGTTCTATGAATATGTGAGGTTTTGATAACCAGCTCTGGTTATGGATTATACAGTCACCAGCAATTTTATATGGGGCATTATGACCCGCCCTAGGGTAAACCGCCAGGGCACGTGTTATCTGATTGTGTGCAGGAAATATGTTAAGTATGGTCTGCATGATTGAGGATATTATAAGCATAAGTGGCAGATCTTCAACATCAGACCGGCGGTTCGAAAGTATTATGCAAATAAACATCCACGACGGCATGGCATATCATTGTTTtcaactagcctattacaaggcatcaTGTGGCCCAAAAGAATAAGTGTTTTGAGACACACGGCATCCAAATGTTGTGGCTGGTAAACAGGCTCAAGGGTCAAGACTCCTGGTCTTGGCAGGTTGAGGCTTCCGGGTCATCCTGCGCtggctcttcttcttcctccgttgTTTGGAAGTTAGGCGATGACCAATCGATCCCAGTCAAAGCTTTGAAAACAGCTTCATCGTCTATAAGGGTTGACGGGTCAATGTCAGGAGCGAAGGTGTGCTTACGTGTTGGCGGGATAAGGTCCATGGCCTCATGAGCTGGTACCTTCACTTTGGCATTTTCAGCGTCATAAACCAAATGATATTTGGAGAGATCAGTTTCCTCAGCCAATTTGCTTGCCCAAGGACGCATCTCTCTTTCTATTTTAGTGAAGTCATCAGCGCTAAAGGGAGACCCATCCTCTTTTAAACTGGGACAGCCGGTTGCTATCTCTTCTGGGTCAAGTTCAGCGTGCCACTCCTTTGCCCGGCTCAAAGCAGTGATGGCATCGGCTCTAGCGGCTGATCGCTTTAATTCTTCCACCCTTTGTGGTAGCACAGACAGTCTCTCCATCACTTCCTTGATGAGCAAAGGTGCTTGCTTCTTATGCAAGGCAGCAAAAATAGCCCGTTGAGCACCAGTGTACAACTGCTCCACAAGGGTATATACAGCTTTCAGCTTTATGCGCATATCATCGCCCAGCTTGGAGCTTCTGGAACCTGCATTAGCAAAGATATTTATAAACCGGTTCCATGGTTGATCAATATTGATAATGAAAGAGTGAAGTACAATATTACGTACCAAAGATGGCTGCTATCATGTTGTTGATTTGATGTTTTAAGACGGACAACTCGTCAGCTACCGTCTTAAGGGCAGCCTCGACGTCTTATGCTCTTTTCAATAGAGCTGCCTTCTCGGTCTCCCAGCTGGTTCTCTCAGCGCTGAAGTCCTTTTTTAGTTTTTCAACGTTTTCCAATGTGGTCTTCAGCTCTGATTTGGCCTTGGAAGTCTCTGATTGCTGGGTTTGAATGTTTTGCCTCAAATCATTGACTTGGTATTCCTTCATATTTAGTCCAGCCTGCAACATGAACAAGATAGGAATCATTATGATCGTCTtatttgaagtcccaagcacaatacaattattttacttggcacttgggggctaatgcatattgctcttTTTTGAAGACAAATCTTTCATGACCCGTCTTAGCGATGATGATTAAAGCCGACTCATGGGGGCTACATATTTGGATTTTGTTCATAATTATGGTGATAAGTCCCGGCTTAGCCAtgcttactaagccggcccttgggggctacaggtgcAAACTTGAGCACTATTATTTGAAGTCCCAGCTTAACTTTTCAgtttaagccggcccttgggagCTACATATGTGAAGTTGAGAAACTACAATATTAAAGTCCCGGCTTTAGCTATTCAGCATAAGCCGGTCCTTGGGGGTTACTTGTGTTAATTCTGTGGTTCTAACATGCTATGACATCGATATCAAGGTCAACAAGGATATTTAAAGTCTGTAGCATATTCAAGTTTATCATATCCAGTAGACTTGGCGGCTGACATATATATATTTGTATGACACAAGTTTTTTGCTTACCTCAAAACGATCTTTCACGAGATTAACCAAGCCGGCTTCAAAGTCACGGCTGGTGTGGAGGTGGTTCAAGTAACCCGCGTGAAGCTCCTGGGCGTTGAATTAAGCAAAGCTCTCCGGATCCAGCTTCCACTTGCCTTTGTCAACAGCGGAGAATTCCTCTTTGGCGTTGTGCTTGGACAAGACGGTAGGGTTACCTGGTGCTGTGAAAGTCATCCCAATAACTATGACATCTTCAGTTTCTTGAACCGGCTAAGCGGGGCTGGGCGGCTTAGCGTTCTATGGATCAATGTTGATGGGGTCCATGGTGACAGGGTGCTCTTCTGGTGGCGGGTCATCCATGGCTGCTTCTGACGCTTGAGgcaaagattcagacattgtatGCTTTTCCAGGTCAGCCACCTTGGGATCTTCAGACGGTTTATTAACCTTCAGCTTCTTGCTGGGTTTTGCCATGGCATTGAAAGTAAAACATATGATGAGAATAGTATACCAATTGAGTAAGGTGTTAAATCAAGCAGGCTTAAGTGTTCTTACCCAGGAACAGTCTTGAACAAAGGAACTTGAGTCCCAGTGGAATCGCCTGATGACGAGTGAGAGGTTCCCTGATAGTTTGAATCAGAAGGGTTAAGAGGTTGTTGAAAAAGACCCGCCTTGGGAAGTGCCAAGTAAGAAATATGTGAAACCTCTGGATGGCGCTTGTGTGGAACCGGCGTGTTGGGTAAGCCGGAAGAGAGAACCCCACCGTCGTTGTTCcaggttgtgcggcgagcttcatgctgttgtttcttcaaaagaaagttgggatccaaataagctaaagggtgagaaaaccttactttccggatCTCTTGTCAAactttctgtcttggcaaatgtTCTGAGCCGGaggagagaataattacctcttcACCATCTGCGTGGCTGCCTTCCGCGTCATCCTGATAGTGATCATTGTCAATAAGATGTATAAAAAATGAGCCAagggagtcaagttctacctccgACTCATCATCATCCAAGTTAAATAACCCGGGGgggttggtcttcttcttggtagGCTTTTTTGGAGCCTTATTCTTTGTCTGGACCTTCTTGGTCGGTTTATCTTCCATTTTCCTGTTCCAGAAAGGAGAGTCGGCCTGCAGAAGGTCAAAATAAGAATAAGAAAGCAAATTGACAGTTAATGAGTTAATGAAAATTGCTCCAAAATACTTACGACTGGCGGCTTGTTGAGGGTACAAAAGGGGTTCAGCCCCGTCTTGCTGCAAGTGGCCAAGCTTTCGTTCAGTAATGTCTTGACCATCTTGTTGAGGCTCTCTTCGTCCAGTCACACTTGGCTATGTCGTTGTGGATCTTTGATGTCACGGGTATACTCACACATCAAGCCGGACCAGTGGCTTAAGGGCAAGATTCTCCATGCGACCCAGCATCAGACTAAATCAACTCCAGTTAAGCCATTTGCCATTAAGGCTCTGATTTTTCCAAATATGGGCATATATTTGGCCCGTTCTGTTGTGCTGATCCGATCGGGGAGGGGTGCCTGTTGTTAAGCCAGCTTTCACGATAACCCGGCAAGGGAATTTCACCCTCTGGAGATGTGTcttgcaataaaaccaagtctggttccagtccttggGGTGACTGGGAAGTGTACCGGCTGGGAAAGTAGCTTCTTTGCGCCTCTGAATTGAAATACCGCCTAATTCTAGGCTGGGCCCATCTATGAACTCAGTTTGACGGTTCAAGTAATAGAGTTCCCTGAACAGCTCGATAGTGGGCTCCTGTTGAAGATATACTTCGCAAAatacttggaagttgcagatgtTTGACACAGAGTTGGGCCCAATATCTTGTGGATGAAGTTCAAAGAAATGTAGTACATCATGAAAGAATTTTGAGCCGGGTGGAGTGAACCCCCGGAGCATGTGATCAATGAAAACCACAACTTCACCCTCTTTtggttcaggggtggtctcagttCCTGGGGCCCTCCGGTGGATTACATCCCTTTTGGCCAGGACGCCTCCTTTACAAATTCATTAAGGATTTGTTCTGTGACAGTAGAAGCAACCCAATTGCACGAAGTGACGGTCTTTGTAATTTTGTTGGTGAAAAGCCTAAAGAAAAAATATTGTCGGTTTAAGGTTATACTGTTAAGCCGGCCAGTGGTCAAAAAATGAGTGTCGTGCAAGGCTAATTCATGTACAGAGGATGATGTGCTCTAAACATTGGTATGCTTAAACCGGAAAGATAATGCCGAGTCAGGCAGATATATATTGGCGACTtaaaaggggactaatggtacaTGGCGGGTTACGGTTTATCAGTCAAGCCGCCCGAATAGTTGCCATACTTCAGATCTATAAGTAAGGATTTGCTAAGTGATGACAAATAGATTCCACAGATTGGTGCTGTAATTTTGGATCTACAACAGTTCAAAAAATACAAATAAATTTTAAACCTAAGGTGGTAGCGGCAGAAAAACTCATATGTTCAGATGAGATCTTTTCTATAGAAGGAGAATCTTTTTTATTGATAAGGGATGCTAACTGTTGCCGCACAGCTTTGGGACCATATTCAGATCCAACTACGCGATCTAAAGAGGAAAAACGAAGAATGGCAAAGAACTCCGATGAACTGGGCAAACCCTAGTATGGATCTGGTGTAAAGCAAAGCGGGTACCTGTCGATGCTGATGAACAGCGGGAGCGTGCCGCGTTTCTCTGGTCCGTTctggttgatgcagcggccggagttgGAGATGCTGGAGGAAGACGGCGGTGGAGGAGCTCGAGCGTTGTGGAGTCGCAAGAAGGAAGAAGACGCAGAGGCAGGGGTAAAAAATGAAAAGAAGGACCCCCCTCCCCcgtccctatttataaggcagTGGATAAATGGCATGCGCAGGAATCCAGGAGACCGAAAGGTGATTATGTGGCTGCatggacgcctcgattttcgAGAAGTCCATTAAAGATAAAGATATACTAAGATGTTCTCGACTTCGTGCGAAGTTAATGCGAGATGACGTCATGGTGGGTTAACACAATTCTATGAGCTGACGTCATGGCAGGTTATAACAAGTTCATAAAAGTTGACGATGGAAAACTTTGCTAAGTCAAGCACTAAAGATTGatgtgaacaagttcaaatcaacctgggcctaatgttggggatgtaactattgggtatgacccgcccaggaggggccgggtcataccACTAGCGACTTAAAGATGAAGATGGCAGGTCATGAAGCAAGCCTATTGAAGGCCCAAGACCCAAAAGGTGACTTGAGGCCTAAGAGGATGAACCGCcatatgtttaacttgtattgtaaggaaAGTTTAGTTAGTTACCAAGACGGACACGTTGTGtatgagccggtcgggactctgtaaaccgtcGAGCATCAAACtatatataaaggggtgacccgacGGCGAGTTAAGGCAGGAAATAATTgatcgagaactaggtcaagtgtattcgctccctggtaatcgaaacccaagcaatacaactgaaagcaggagtaggcttttacctcgttgagaggggccgaacctgggtaaactctctgtgtcctttgttccgtttaaccccttcaagctaacctagctgcgatggctccacacctaagtcATTTCGCTAGGTCATCTGTCGTGTTAAATCCACGACACTCCCCGTGCCCCTGGCTCCGTCCACTGCCCCATGAACCTCTCTGCTCTCTCCCGTCCCCTTCCTCGCTCCAGGGATGCAACCATCCATCGTCAGAGCCGGTCACAAGCTCATGGCGGCACCCGAGCTCAGCATCCCCCCTCGGCTATTTAAGAGACCCCTAGGCCTCCCGACCGCCCCAGGCTCCTCGCCTCACTCCTCTAGCCCCGCCCATCAACTCCCCGAAGCTCGCGCCCCTCTCCTGCTCCTCCATCACGACCATACCCGCCGCCTCTGTCCGCTCCAATTCCGGCAAGCCGGACCCTCTCCCTCCTTCTCTCCACCACTAGTAGACCACCTTGACACCGACGCATCTCCCCCACCTCTCCATTCGTCGCCAGATCCACCATGGCCTCGTCTTCAGCTCTGACCGGCAGCCTCATCCGCCGCCCTCCTGGCTGCCATCGCTTCGGGTCTCCTCGTCGTCCGTGCACCACCGGGGCGGATGCGCGGCGTCCTCCCGAGCCCGCTGGTGGTCCAGGTCCACCAGGGGTGGCCCGAGTCGCCGGGGAGCACTGACGCACGCGCCCAGCCGCAGCTCCTCTGCCCCACGTTGGGAACAAGAGGAGGACCcggggaggaggagggaggagacaCGTGGGGCCCGCCTATAAGTCTCTATGCGTTGACCAGCCTCGGGCTCGCGTGGTTTAAGTGGAAACGCATTTTGGGTATTACGTTTTCCTCTAAGGTAAGCGTTTTCTGTTAGTGCTTCAGCTCAAAATACGTTTTCCTTAGCTGAAAGCGTAATCATCAAAAATGCGCTTTCTGTTTAACCCGCCAGGGACCTTTTTGTGAATATTTCTTTTACAAAGTTCCTAGCATTCAACTGACTATATCTTTTCACTCACAACTCCGattgaggtgattccaaagcccgcATCTTTGTCTCGTCGAGAACGTTCTGATGGGATCATTTTCACCATGTGGAAACATtttgaaaatgaccattttgcccctgcccttattcagccccctccgagagagaacgtTTTCCAGCGATTCTCTCCGCGAGCTTCTTGTACTTCCTATCAGTGAATCCATCCACCCCAAGCAAGCCACACCCTTCATTTGCATGAGTGCAATGCAATATCATGGTTTATTTATTTGAACTTATTTAAAATATTGCATTAGCTATGTATGATTTGTTCATGGCATTTCTTGGAGTTGTTTTGATCTTGCTACTGCCATGATGTTATTTGGATCACTAGGACTAATGCTTACAGATGGTGGATGACATGTGGCcattggattattagtggcttaTATTTTTTTGATATATGATATTATGCTTTGGAGTATTATTTTGGAATTGATGCTATCATGTGGATCTTAGGTTAATATCTTGATATCGTTATTGGATTAGTAGCATCATAGTCTTTGGATTCATCATGGTCTTAGTAGTATGCTACCCTTGGGGTTTATTATGAGGTGACTATATTATTCTCtggattatttgttggatattgTTATAACTTGGATTACAGGTTGATAGATGATATTGGAGTATCAGTTATCACAAATCTATCTTTGGGGACAAATTTCGTCATTTCATTGGTCAGGTGCCACTGACCCGGGCTTTTCTAGTGCAACAACATTTGCcttttatgggaaggccctaatgcggtttattgttgtgcctctcgccggtgcctccaactaggtaAGGTTATACGTGtgcgctaccctgatcaggtaggccagtataaaccttgtgtgcCCAAGTTGTTTGCACGGTTTTGTCCCCATTTGGGACCGTTTTTgctttgccacgacggtggccgttggaTCTCCAGAGTGGCATCGGGGCCACCGATGACTTAGACCAAAGGGGAGTTGGTCGAAGTggcgggagagtgtcatggcagtagatcagTTTTGTCGGAACGTCGTTGGTCCACCAGAATGGGAGTACAAGGCCATGGGTTTTGTGATGTGGGTACAGTGTGTTAACCTCTTCAGAGTGTGTGTTTAATCTATCGATAGTCGCGTCCACGGTCATGGGCATAGTTCGTACTAGGTAAcaccgttcgatcaacactcacatgacagAATGACTTATAGGTGACTTATATGTTGATGCTATGAGCATTAACAGTttggcaggatgttgatgatgatgtagggaTGATCTCGAGGATGATCATTCAGTTTGCGATGTGGTCACGCGGTGATCACATGGAGGTATTGATCACAAGGTGATCGAGGAGATTTATTGCTTGGCCGAGTAGCCAAGAGTGAGATGGTTCTTGAGATGTTGGTTCATCAGTATTCTAGTAGTATCATATCATGCTTAGTTATTATTTCCACATCATAGTAGTTGTTAATAGCTTAACCTGTTaaatgctatgttattgtcttgccttgatgtttttgcttgtgagcttgcaagtacattcaatgtactgacctggcgtgtcatgccagattgcaggtgatgccgTGATTGATCGTTTGTCAAAGTTTCCGTACGTgcgagctagatcgtgtcccagccagagtccctgcggagtggagttcaccacattcgtcgttgttccgctctacgagttgttccgctgctagcataAAGCTACCTTAGCATGCGTACTGTCACCATGCTGATCCTTTGTAATATCAGACCCTTGTATTCATTATCCTTTGTAATAAGAGTTGAgttgttctatgtcaagcagtACCGTATTTCAGAAGACTTGATCTTTGGGCTGGAATACGGGATGCTCCTGTTCCTCTGAGTCGGGGTGCCACAATTTCTCTTTAAACTTGCATACAAATGGGGTATGCATGTCTATTCTATGAACATAATAATTCAAATAATGATATTTCGAGCACATACAGTTGAACATAATTTAAAAGCCACAATTTATTAAATTCAAGTAAAGGTAAAAATTCAAAGTGAAACGTAGCAAATCCTTGAAATGTTTCAAAGTAAACATAACAAATGGTCCAAATGACTCGAAGTAAACATAACATGCAACATATGATTCACCTAAACATGCAGATCAAACATAGAGCAACACCCCTCACTCCCATTACCGTTCACATTCCCACTTCGGCATGGACAAAGAGTCCACCGACTCGTTCATCATATTGACATATGATTGATCGCTACATAATAGCAAATGTGAACCAAACGAGCTTTGGAAATTGCCATTTAAAATTATGATGGCATTTTGCAAAAATTAAACAAATGAAAAACAAGAAAAAAGTACCATTCCTGCATTTCAGCGAACAACTTATTGGTGTTGCACATGTAGAAGTCGTCGGCGGCCTCGAAGGTGGGGACGTCGAGACATCTCCGTGAAGGAGGAAGAAGCAGCTGTGGCACAATGAGGAACGTTGCCTCCTTCCTCCCCCGCAACGCCGTTGCATACAGGTCACATGTCTTACTGTGCGCTTAGGCCAGGGCGACAATGTTGGTCGAGGGTGGAGGTGGTTGCAACGGTCGGCAGCAAAGAGCGGCGTGTCAACGCAGAACCTGTGAGGAGAGGGGGGATCGGTGACCTTCACAGGTAGCAGGAGATGGATGTGCTCATGATACTTCAATTGGAAGAGGGGTTGTTGCTTCCAGCCACCTATTGGGGTGGTATCAGGAATGTTCAATTTTTTGAGACAGCAATTTTCCCTAAATAAGTTGAGATGTTTTAATGGGGCTCCCCAATAATTTTTGCGGATTGGGCCTCTGCTGGAGCAGGTTTTTTGGCACAACCCCCAAATGTCAGATTTTTTATATTGGTTACAAGGGGACACTGCTTTCTTCTTCTATAGATTCCCCTTTAGGCCTCATTCGGTTTGGAGGATTTTCgtaggaaaaacataggaataaGGATTCCAGAGGAAAATTTCCTATGTATGCATTCGGTTTGTAGGAAATGCGTGCAGGAATTTCGTAGGAATACTACTCATTTCCCGTGTTTTTGGAGGAAACTACACATCCACTCAAAGCTCATTTTACGCGTAGGAACGAGGCAAGTCAATTCCTTAGGATGGCAAGTGCCATCCTATCATATTCCTATACTACTCCTAATTCCTATGTTTTGATTTCCTCCAAACCGAATGAGCCCTTATGGTTCAGAAAATAAACAGTTTATGCTAAACTTTCAGCTGACATGTCTGCAATAGTGACAGACAACGCATCGCTTATATGGCTTCCTGAAGCTCAGGCGAGCAAACCTTAAAGAACAAAGCCACGTGGAATGCATAAGGACATGCAGCTCCGGTTAACGAAGTGCATACAAGCTGAACTGCCACCGCGACACTAGCTTCCCGCAACAAAAGGGTATgtctttcttttttcctttttcaaaTCCAGAAAGACGCGTCTTAGGCGTCTCAATCTAACCTAGTTGAGAGGCGCGCACGCGCACAGACTACCTCCTCTCCTATACAGCCCTCAGATGAAGCCTCCACCAAGTCTCTACAATGGCTTTCCACCCTAACTCAAGTTCGCCGTTGTACTGATGAGTTTAGATTGGACAGCAAAGCCTGAAACATAGGCCAACGGTCACCCCTGAATGGAAATTGATAACTCACATCATTCTGTTTCAGAAAGAACAGACGGAGAGTCAAAGTGAAAATACCTGATGGTTGCTCCATCATATGCACTTCATTCTGCTGTAGCTGTACTGACGCCCACAACCTGATCCATGGCAGAAAGAGGATTGGTCAAACAGATCGGATCAATCTTCAATTTAGTTTTCGCTGGCCATGGTCTGACTCTACATTGCGACAGTGGTTTCAGGGGGGTCGTTGCCCGCCACTAATATACTCccaaaacgtcttatatttagCAACAAAGGTCTACATGTGACAGGTTATCACGATGGAAATCAATTATGCCCAGAATTTGCCACTACCTGTGCTACTAGTATCTATTTTGGAACAACTGCTAATACAATTTTGAGAAACGAACAAATACTAGTCATGAACTAGTAGCAACAGCAGTAACAAGCAACTCTAATGCATACAAATGATTCATTAAA contains:
- the LOC125541563 gene encoding uncharacterized protein LOC125541563, with protein sequence MEDKPTKKVQTKNKAPKKPTKKKTNPPGLFNLDDDESEDDAEGSHADGEEKQQHEARRTTWNNDGGVLSSGLPNTPVPHKRHPEGTSHSSSGDSTGTQVPLFKTVPGKKLKVNKPSEDPKVADLEKHTMSESLPQASEAAMDDPPPEEHPVTMDPINIDP